ACAGATCTGTTGTGACCGAGATGGATAACTTCCGCTCCTGAAGATTGCAGAATACGGCGCATGATATTTATCGTTGCATCGTGTCCGTCGAAAAGGGCCGCTGCTGTTACAAAACGAATTTTATTTTTGGGTACGTAGCTCTTAATTGGTTCCATTAAAGAAATTATATTTGGTCAGTAAAGTTAATAAAAACTATATAGCAAGTTTGATTATTGAAAGTCAAAATAATATATAACTGCTGATCTGTTAGCTTTTAAAATATATAAGGCACAAAAAAAGACAAACCCTGGCTGGACTTACACAATTTTTTCAAATTATGAGTGCGGAGAGCGTTTGTCTTGTTATTTTATTGATGCGTAAGCTCTGTAATAGGTTCCCCTACACAGCCGCTTGGCATTTGAATATGAAGCATTGCTGCTATGGTAGCTGCAATATCTGTCATGTGATGTGTTTGATTGGTTTTTCCGGGCTTGACATTCCAGCCCATAAAAACAAGCGGGATATGTGCATCGTATGGATTCCATGCACCATGTGTGGTTCCTGTTTTTCCACCGTCAAACCAGTTTGGCTGTAAAATGAAATAGATATCTCCGCTGCGACGTGCATTGTATCCGTTAGTAATCATTTGTTTTTGGACAGCAGTCAATGTGCTTTCCGAAATACGGGCTAAGTCTACAGCATCAGCGAATCCTTCAAGCGTCCTTAAATACTCAATAGAAGCAGATTTCATCGCTGTGAAATCGATTTGTTTGAAATCCGGGTTCTGGTGGTTGAAGATAATCTGGTTGTTCATAGCTAACAACACAGGCTTTTTAATCTTAAATTTGCTTTCCAGATAGGTATTCAAACTGGTTACAATAGCTTTATCATCTACTACGCCACCTGGCAGTTTATTTTCTTTCATAAATCCAGGAACGTGTGCTGCACCATGATCTGCTGAAAGGAATAAAAGATAATTTCCTTTACCTACTGTTTTATCCAGATAATTGAAAAAGTCTTCCAGATCTTTGTCCAGACGCAGGTAAGTATCTTCTGCCTCGATTGAATTCGGCCCGTATTGATGACCTATATAATCAGTCGAAGAACAGCTTACTGCTAAGAAATCGGTAATGTTATCCTGACCCAGATCTTCTGCCCTGATCGCTACTTTGGCAAGGTCAAGTGTAATTGTATTTCCGTAAGGAGTACTTCTGATCATGTCATAGTTCTTGCCTGCGTATAGTTTTAAAGGGTGAGGGAAAGTTGGCGTTTGTTCTCCTTTGGTTTTGCCTTCATAGTCTTTATTATCAGCT
The Pedobacter cryoconitis DNA segment above includes these coding regions:
- the pafA gene encoding alkaline phosphatase PafA — translated: MKKTYLLFTALCCLCTVTLAQKKTNSTGTYPATIDRPKLVIGLVVDQMRWDYLYRYYDRYSNGGFKRLINDGFSAENTFIPYTPTYTAVGHSSIYTGSVPAITGIVGNDWYDPQLNRNVYCTEDTSVVSVGSTTRAGMMSPKNLLSSTITDELRLATNFKGKVIGISLKDRGSILPAGHTPNGAYWYDGQTGDWITSTYYMSQLPAWVQDYNKLKMANKYYEQNWNTLYPIESYTQSTADNKDYEGKTKGEQTPTFPHPLKLYAGKNYDMIRSTPYGNTITLDLAKVAIRAEDLGQDNITDFLAVSCSSTDYIGHQYGPNSIEAEDTYLRLDKDLEDFFNYLDKTVGKGNYLLFLSADHGAAHVPGFMKENKLPGGVVDDKAIVTSLNTYLESKFKIKKPVLLAMNNQIIFNHQNPDFKQIDFTAMKSASIEYLRTLEGFADAVDLARISESTLTAVQKQMITNGYNARRSGDIYFILQPNWFDGGKTGTTHGAWNPYDAHIPLVFMGWNVKPGKTNQTHHMTDIAATIAAMLHIQMPSGCVGEPITELTHQ